One Paramisgurnus dabryanus chromosome 8, PD_genome_1.1, whole genome shotgun sequence DNA window includes the following coding sequences:
- the LOC135771667 gene encoding extracellular calcium-sensing receptor-like produces MGAGALALLSLRRNAYHPQCQGAHERFHQTLKSLLRSYCVEIGSDWEEGLPWLLLGGPTAVLADNWIPTEPCKNVLDYISDFRYRLYEARAVSQRKLGKSLRKMERLFNKQAVSRKFEIGDQVLTDYRKLNSITEPDCYPLPRIDDCVDRVGSAKFVSKFDLLKGLLLYIHMGMAKKTASLLLLLLYGACIPTTAEVCKILSQPLPPLLSAEREINIGGIFQFHRNVVAKIHPFTSKPEPVTCFSFNFRDFKLAQTLIFTIEEINNNTQLLPGVTLGYKIYNSCASINQAILSCLALLNGFKETLQDESCSRPPFVQAIVGDTSSSPTVAIASLLSPFSFPVISHFASCECLSDKKRFSSLFKMMASDNFQSIAMAQLLKHFGWTWVGTVNSRNDYGIYGMEEFLKTAQQLGICVEYSETILKTDTQRQLLKTLEVVKKGTAKVVVLFISYVDFLPYKKLIVQQNITGIQWIGTKSWINSETFHDTKENSFFMGAMGFALQNMKLDGLQEFLLTVHPNQEPKNELLKDFWEETFQCSFRNTGGSTSSCTGSERLTEVHNEYTDASEMRMANKVYTATYAIAYALHSLINYLKSSTNSSKVEVPTPRKVLEYMRDVSFTAKTGEKIFFSNGDPVAKYDLLNWQPTEDGGMQYKVVGSYDHSLPPEQRLKVNQELMVWPENSRQLPVSLCSMSCPPGTRKAVQKGKPICCYDCIQCPPGEISNSTDSSDCFPCDSEYWSNESNDECVLKVIEFLSYTEIMGIVLSLCSLIGALVTSIVSLVFYLHKQTPIVRANNSELSFLLLFSLTLCFLCSLTFIGRPTEWSCMLRHTAFGITFVLCISCVLGKTIVVLMAFKATLPGNNVMKWFGPPQQRLSVVILTLIQVLICVLWLTTSPPFPYKNMRYYKDKIILECSLGSAVGFWAVLAYIGLLSVVCFILAFLARKLPDNFNEAKFITFSMFIFCAVWVEFFLAYISTPGKFTLALEIFAILASSFALLFCIFAPKCYIILLKPEENTKKHMIGK; encoded by the exons ATGGGGGCCGGGGCTCTGGCTCTCCTCAGTTTGCGGAGGAA TGCATACCACCCTCAGTGTCAAGGGGCCCATGAAAGATTTCATCAGACCTTGAAGTCATTGCTGCGGTCATATTGTGTGGAAATTGGCTCTGATTGGGAAGAGGGATTGCCTTGGCTGCTTTTGGGTGGTCCTACTGCAGTTCTTGCTGATAACTGGATTCCCACTGAACCCTGTAAAAATGTTCTCGATTACATAAGTGATTTTCGATATCGGCTGTATGAAGCTCGTGCCGTTTCCCAGAGAAAGCTGGGAAAGTCACTGAGAAAGATGGAGAGGTTGTTTAATAAGCAAGCAGTGTCTCGAAAGTTTGAGATCGGAGACCAA GTTTTGACCGACTATCGTAAGTTGAATTCCATCACTGAGCCTGATTGTTATCCGTTACCCCGCATAGATGATTGTGTGGATCGAGTGGGTTCTGCGAAGTTTGTGAGCAAATTTGATCTTTTGAAGGG GCTCCTGCTCTACATTCACATGGGCATGGCAAAGAAGACAGCGTCACTCCTGCTACTGCTGCTATATGGTGCTTGCATCCCAACCACAGCAGAAGTCTGCAAAATCCTTAGCCAGCCATTACCCCCACTACTTTCTGCAGAAAGAGAAATCAACATTGGGGGGATTTTTCAATTTCATAGAAATGTCGTGGCAAAGATTCATCCTTTCACTTCCAAACCAGAACCAGTTACATGTTTCAG CTTTAACTTTCGTGATTTTAAATTAGCTCAGACGCTGATTTTTACCATAGAAGAGATAAACAACAACACACAGCTGTTGCCTGGTGTCACATTGggctataaaatatataattcatGTGCATCAATCAATCAGGCTATCCTGTCATGCCTGGCTTTGTTAAATGGCTTTAAAGAGACTTTGCAAGATGAGTCCTGTTCTAGACCACCATTTGTTCAAGCCATTGTTGGAGATACAAGCTCCTCTCCCACCGTTGCCATCGCCTCTTTACTAAGCCCTTTCAGTTTCCCTGTG ATCAGTCATTTTGCCTCATGTGAATGCTTGAGTGACAAAAAAAGGTTTTCATCCTTATTCAAAATGATGGCCAGTGATAATTTTCAAAGCATTGCGATGGCTCAGCTTCTCAAGCACTTTGGCTGGACTTGGGTTGGAACAGTCAACAGTCGCAATGATTATGGAATCTATGGAATGGAGGAATTTTTAAAGACAGCCCAACAATTGGGGATTTGTGTTGAATACTCAGAGACGATATTAAAAACCGATACACAAAGGCAGCTACTAAAAACACTGGAAGTGGTTAAAAAAGGAACAGCCAAGGTGGTGGTGCTTTTTATATCATACGTAGATTTCCTCCCATACAAAAAATTGATCGTGCAACAGAACATTACCGGGATCCAGTGGATCGGTACTAAATCCTGGATCAATTCTGAAACTTTTCACGATACAAAGGAAAACAGTTTCTTCATGGGAGCCATGGGCTTTGCCTTACAGAACATGAAGCTTGACGGCCTGCAAGAGTTTCTTTTGACTGTGCACCCTAATCAAGAACCAAAAAATGAACTTTTAAAAGATTTCTGGGAAGAAACCTTTCAGTGCTCTTTCAGAAACACCGGAGGTAGCACAAGTAGCTGTACTGGCTCAGAACGCTTAACAGAAGTGCACAATGAATATACTGATGCATCAGAGATGCGCATGGCAAATAAAGTGTACACGGCAACTTATGCTATTGCCTATGCACTGCATAGTTTGATAAATTATCTTAAATCCTCCACCAACAGCAGCAAAGTAGAAGTGCCCACACCAAGAAAG GTGCTGGAGTATATGAGAGATGTCAGTTTCACTGCCAAAACAGgtgagaaaatatttttttcaaatggtGATCCTGTGGCGAAATATGATCTGCTCAACTGGCAGCCAACTGAAGATGGAGGTATGCAGTATAAAGTGGTTGGTTCGTATGACCACTCACTGCCTCCAGAGCAACGTCTTAAAGTTAATCAGGAACTTATGGTATGGCCTGAGAACAGCAGGCAG CTTCCAGTGTCTTTGTGCAGTATGAGCTGTCCTCCAGGCACTAGGAAGGCTGTACAGAAAGGAAAACCTATCTGCTGTTATGACTGCATACAATGTCCACCAGGAGAGATCAGTAACAGCACAG ATTCTAGCGACTGCTTTCCTTGTGATTCGGAGTATTGGTCAAATGAAAGCAACGAcgaatgtgttttaaaagttatTGAATTCCTTTCCTATACAGAAATCATGGGGATTGTGCTATCTCTTTGTTCTCTCATTGGAGCATTAGTTACATCAATTGTATCTTTGGTGTTTTATCTTCATAAACAAACACCTATTGTAAGAGCCAACAATTCAGAGCTGAGCTtcctgttgctcttctcattgACTCTGTGTTTTCTCTGTTCACTTACTTTCATTGGTCGCCCCACTGAGTGGTCCTGTATGTTGCGTCACACGGCGTTTGGGATCACTTTTGTCCTCTGTATCTCCTGTGTTCTGGGGAAAACAATAGTGGTGTTAATGGCATTCAAGGCCACACTTCCAGGAAATAATGTTATGAAATGGTTTGGGCCTCCTCAACAAAGACTAAGTGTTGTTATCCTTACATTAATACAGGTCCTAATTTGTGTGCTTTGGTTAACAACATCACCTCCTTTCCCATATAAGAACATGCGTTATTACAAAGATAAGATCATTCTAGAATGTAGTTTAGGTTCAGCTGTTGGTTTCTGGGCTGTTCTTGCTTATATAGGCTTGCTTTCAGTCgtgtgttttattttagcttttcTGGCTCGTAAGCTCCCTGATAACTTCAATGAAGCTAAATTCATCACATTTAGTATGTTCATATTCTGTGCTGTATGGGTTGAATTTTTTCTAGCTTACATCAGTACACCAGGTAAATTTACTCTAGCCTTGGAGATATTTGCTATTTTAGCTTCAAGTTTTGCTTTACTATTTTGCATATTTGCCCCAAAATGCTACATAATTTTGTTGAAACCAGaggaaaatacaaaaaaacatatgattggGAAATAG